Proteins from a single region of Thunnus albacares chromosome 16, fThuAlb1.1, whole genome shotgun sequence:
- the dtl gene encoding denticleless protein homolog → MLFRSVVDRRVGRRRQNALPADPWPKYPLSSLLAGYQCVRHDEHISYGNLGESVPPFGLSFSSARDMQNVLAVANEEGIVRIYNTESRENPLLKEWLAHENAVFDVAWVPGESQLVTAAGDQMARLWDVKSGEMLGSFKGHLCSLKSVAFAPQEKAVFCTGARDGNIMVWDTRCSKKDGFYRQVKRINGAHNKAETNPLSKTRKRRPGVRGLAPSVDTQQSVTVVLFRDEHTLISSGAVDGVIKMWDLRKNYAVHRHDPVPLQTYPYPGSSMRMRLGYSGLVLDSARSNVMSNCTDDCIYMFNVSGIKTTPVAVFSGHQNSSFYIKSTISPDDQFLASGSSDNHTYIWKISDPKHPPMMLQGHNEEVTSVAWCPNDFTKIASCSDDHTVRIWRLHREMDGAQSSVGEANLVGWAHPKSPNPSSQAETTPAKNQRTESLGGLASPQLAACAPSGAALPLPSSTTSPVHSQDAKATPVRQRTPCSIKQWLSPSHGSPSQVSPQLRRVLSPCPQSPASCSTSPTERRAKRRLETGEGSSASCEDAEQCDCVTELYPVAKKSRALSGICCPAQESWVQTNCHTEDKQVSLRQIGKENCSPRATDWLSAMGQKMKKGHGSSSTPRSPSSSKKQEGKTPASPTVRSPQNMKKISTYFTRRPME, encoded by the exons ATGCTTTTCCGCTCAGTTGTTGACAGACGAGTCGGCAGACGAAGGCAGAACG CTCTTCCTGCAGATCCTTGGCCTAAATACCCTCTGAGCTCTCTGCTAGCAGGCTATCAGTGTGTTCGCCATGATGAGCACATCTCCTATGGGAACCTGGGTGAATCTGTGCCACCGTTTggactctctttctcttctg CGAGGGACATGCAGAATGTCCTTGCAGTGGCTAATGAAGAAGGCATTGTAAGGATCTACAACACAGAGAGCCGTGAAAACCCACTACTTAAAG AATGGCTGGCTCATGAGAATGCTGTCTTTGACGTAGCATGGGTACCAGGGGAGTCTCAGCTG GTGACTGCTGCAGGTGACCAGATGGCCAGGTTGTGGGATGTGAAGTCAGGGGAGATGTTGGGCAGCTTTAAGGGCCACCTCTGCAGCCTTAAATCTGTTGCATTCGCACCACAGGAGAAAG CTGTGTTCTGTACTGGAGCCAGAGATGGAAATATTATGGTCTGGGACACCAGGTGCAGCAAAAAAG ATGGTTTCTACAGACAGGTGAAACGGATCAATGGTGCTCACAACAAAGCAGAGACGAACCCCTTGTCTAAAACAAGGAAGAGGCGGCCCGGCGTACGTGGTTTGGCCCCCAGTGTG gACACCCAGCAGAGTGTCACAGTGGTTTTGTTTCGGGATGAGCACACCCTCATCTCTTCTGGGGCTGTGGATGG AGTAATCAAGATGTGGGATCTGAGGAAGAACTACGCTGTGCACCGTCACGATCCGGTCCCACTGCAGACCTATCCATACCCGGGTTCTTCTATGCGCATGCGACTGG GTTATTCCGGTCTTGTCCTGGACTCCGCAAGATCCAACGTCATGTCCAACTGCACTGACGACTGCATCTACATGTTCAATGTCAgtggaataaaaacaacaccag TGGCAGTTTTCAGTGGTCACCAAAACTCCTCATTCTACATCAAGTCCACGATTAGCCCAGATGACCAGTTCTTGGCCAGTGGTTCAAGTGACAATCACACATACATCTGGAAG ATCTCTGATCCGAAACATCCTCCAATGATGCTTCAAGGCCACAATGAGGAAGTGACATCGGTTGCATGGTGCCCAAATGATTTCACTAAG ATTGCTTCCTGTTCTGATGACCACACTGTGCGGATCTGGCGGCTTCACCGGGAAATGGATGGAGCACAGTCTTCAGTGGGAGAGGCTAATCTTGTAGGCTGGGCACATCCTAAGTCTCCAA ACCCTTCAAGCCAAGCTGAGACAACCCCTGCCAAGAACCAGAGGACAGAGAGTCTTGGAGGACTAGCCTCACCCCAGCTAGCTGCCTGTGCACCCAGCGGGGCCGCCTTGCCTCTACCCTCCAGCACCACTTCACCCGTCCATTCTCAGGACGCCAAAGCCACCCCTGTTCGCCAGAGAACACCGTGTTCCATCAAACAGTGGTTGTCCCCCAGCCATGGATCTCCAAGTCAGGTCAGCCCCCAGCTGCGTAGGGTACTAAGCCCCTGTCCCCAGAGCCCGGCGAGCTGCAGCACCTCTCCCACAGAGCGACGGGCCAAACGCAGGCTGGAGACCGGTGAAGGTTCATCTGCTAGCTGCGAGGACGCAGAGCAGTGCGACTGTGTTACAGAACTCTACCCCGTGGCCAAGAAAAGCCGGGCCCTGTCCGGTATCTGCTGCCCTGCTCAGGAGAGCTGGGtacaaacaaactgtcacaCAGAGGACAAACAAGTCTCATTAAGACAGATTGGCAAGGAGAACTGCTCTCCCAGAGCAACAGACTGGTTGTCAGCAATGGGTCAAAAAATGAAGAAAGGTCATGGAAGCTCTAGTACTCCCCGAAGCCCCAGTTCCTCAAAGAAACAGGAAGGCAAGACACCAGCTTCACCG ACCGTCCGCTCACCACAGAACATGAAGAAAATCTCCACATATTTCACGAGAAGGCCCATGGAGTGA
- the ints7 gene encoding integrator complex subunit 7, which translates to MSLSTARSFLSEACYGEQELDANSALMELDKGLRSGKLGEQCEAVVLFPKLFQKYPFPILINSAFLKLADIFRLGNNFLRLCVLKVTQQSEKHLEKILNVDEFVKRVFSVIHSNDPVARAITLRMLGSLASIIPERKNAHHSIRQSLDSHDNVEVEAAIFAAASFSAQSKDFAAGICNKVSEMIQGLDTPVELKLKLIPMLQHMHHDASLASSSRELLQHLVNSYPSTPMVIVTLHTFTQLAASSLIDIPKQLQLLLQYLKDDPRKAVKRLAINDLKLLAKKAPHLWIRENTQTLCECALTSPYSSLKLGMLAVLSTLSGTIAIKQYFHNITGSASVPPRLTDLVKLAQECCYHSNLAVAAHGIIVLTNIAISYSEKDIVQLEQDTVLGVESLLMLCSQDSSPTAQATLKTALTSLVKLLKSRQHLSQSAVEFLLGQLHLSCDSSRVLMCHALAAIATHMPVLGDGMLGDLVDLYRVASHSSTDKQQELLVSLATVIFVASQSSLSAEVKTVIKQQLENVANGWTVYRIARQASRMGCHEFSSELYQSLRTRVASEHFYFWLNSLKEFSQAEQCLSHVEDGDYSGAMSAIAEALRSYQKGIASLTAASTPLSPLTFQCEFIKLRIDTLQALSQLICTCNSLKTSPPPAIATSIALTSGNELQRCGRISMQMKVCMDEFRSLAARYADLHQSSFDADYATLRNVELQQQSCLLVSHVIEALILDPQAASFQEYGTLGSVQTESEYERRMMSVFNRVLEEVEGLTKKHPPVSHLHTGCLCDAVIALLKVPLSFQRYFFQKLQSTSIKLALSPSPRTPSEPIPVQNTQQLTLKVEGVVQHGSSPGLFRKIQSVCLNVTSVLQSKSGPDYKIPLDTKTNEIEQRVEPHNDYFSTQFLLNFSILGTHTVTVEASVVDESGIEWKTGPKTMVSVKSLEDPYSQQLRHQLQQGGAQPAPQRSAYARF; encoded by the exons ATGTCGCTTTCAACTGCACGTTCATTCTTGTCAGAGGCTTGTTATGGCGAACAAGAACTCGACGCCAATTCGGCTCTTATGGAGCTGGACAAAG GATTGCGGTCGGGGAAGCTCGGGGAACAATGTGAAGCTGTGGTGCTCTTCCCCAAACTTTTTCAGAAGTATCCTTTCCCCATCCTCATCAACTCTGCGTTTCTGAAACTCGCAGACATCTTCAGACTTGG GAACAACTTCCTACGGCTCTGTGTGCTGAAAGTGACTCAACAGAGTGAGAAACATCTAGAAAAGATCCTCAATGTGGATGAATTTGTTAAAAGGGTGTTCTCTGTCATACATAGCAATGACCCAGTGGCCAGAGCCATCACTCTGAG GATGCTTGGTAGTTTGGCCTCCATCATCCCAGAGAGGAAGAATGCCCACCACAGTATTCGCCAGAGTCTGGACTCTCATGACAATGTGGAAGTGGAGGCTGCTATATTTGCTGCTGCAAGCTTCTCTGCACAGTCAAA AGACTTTGCAGCTGGGATTTGCAACAAAGTCAGTGAGATGATTCAAG GTTTAGACACTCCAGTGGAACTGAAGCTGAAGTTGATCCCCATGCTGCAGCACATGCACCATGATGCTAGCTTAGcatccagcagcagagagctTCTACAGCACCTGGTCAACTCTTACCCCTCCACCCCCATGGTCATCGTCACCCTGCACACCTTCACCCAGCTGGCTGCCTCTTCCCTTATCGATATACCCAAACAG TTGCAGCTCCTCCTTCAATACCTGAAAGACGACCCGAGAAAAGCTGTCAAGAGACTGGCAATAAATGACTTAAAGCTCCTGGCTAAAAAGGCTCCTCATCTGTGGATCAGAGAAAACACTCAG ACCCTCTGTGAGTGTGCGTTAACCAGCCCTTACAGCAGTTTGAAGCTGGGGATGTTGGCTGTACTCTCCACCCTTTCTGGAACAATTGCAATCAAGCAGTATTTTCATAATATCACAG GTAGCGCTTCAGTTCCCCCCCGTCTCACTGACCTGGTTAAACTAGCACAAGAATGCTGTTACCACAGTAACCTGGCGGTGGCTGCCCATGGAATCATAGTGCTCACCAACATCGCCATTTCCTATTCAGAAAAAG ATATTGTACAGTTGGAGCAGGACACAGTTTTGGGGGTGGAGTCCCTTCTGATGCTTTGCAGTCAAGACAGCAGCCCTACTGCCCAGGCCACGCTCAAA ACGGCCCTCACCTCATTGGTCAAGCTGCTGAAAAGTCGACAACACCTCAGCCAGTCAGCTGTAGAATTCCTGCTCGGCCAGCTCCACTTATCCTGCGACTCCTCTCGCGTTCTCATGTGCCACGCTCTGGCAGCCATCGCCACCCACATGCCGGTGTTGGGCGACGGCATGCTGGGAGATCTGGTGGACCTCTACAGAGTAGCCAGTCACTCCTCCACTGACAAGCAGCAAGAGCTTCTG GTTTCCTTGGCAACAGTGATTTTTGTTGCCAGCCAGTCGTCTCTGTCAGCTGAAGTGAAGACTGTCATCAAACAGCAGCTGGAGAATGTTGCTAATGGTTGGACGGTGTACCGCATCGCACGGCAAGCTTCACGCATG GGATGCCACGAGTTCTCCAGCGAGCTGTACCAGAGTCTGCGGACCCGTGTGGCATCGGAGCACTTCTACTTCTGGCTGAACAGCCTGAAGGAGTTCTCCCAGGCCGAGCAGTGTCTGAGCCACGTAGAGGACGGAGACTACAGCGGAGCCATGAGTGCCATCGCAGAGGCCCTGCGCTCCTACCAAAAGGGCATCGCCTCCCTCACA GCCGCCAGCACTCCTCTGAGCCCACTCACGTTCCAGTGCGAGTTCATTAAGCTGCGGATCGACACCCTGCAAGCGCTGTCACAGCTCATTTGTACCTGCAACAGCCTGAAGACCAGCCCTCCTCCCGCCATTGCCACCAGCATCGCCCTCACCTCAGGCAATGAACTGCAGCGGTGTGGCCGCATCTCCATGCAG atgaagGTATGCATGGATGAGTTCAGAAGTCTAGCTGCTCGCTACGCCGATTTACACCAGTCATCGTTTGACGCCGACTACGCCACCCTCCGTAACGTGGAGCT ACAACAACAGAGCTGTTTGCTTGTCTCCCATGTGATAGAGGCTCTGATACTGGACCCGCAGGCAGCCAG TTTTCAGGAGTACGGCACCCTTGGGTCGGTTCAGACCGAGAGCGAATATGAGCGACGGATGATGTCAGTCTTTAACAGAGTGCTGGAAGAAGTGGAGGGCCTCACCAAGAAACACCCCCCTGTTTCACACTTG CATACAGGTTGTCTCTGTGATGCTGTCATAGCTCTGCTGAAGGTACCGCTGTCTTTCCAGAGATATTTCTTCCAAAAGCTCCAGTCAACCAGCATTAAG ctggcTCTTTCTCCATCCCCACGAACACCAAGTGAGCCAATCCCAGTGCAGAACACCCAGCAGCTGACTCTCAAGGTAGAAGGAGTGGTGCAGCACGGTTCAAGCCCGGGACTCTTCAGGAAGatccagtctgtctgtctcaatGTCACTTCTGTTCTCCAGAGCAAGTCAGGGCCTGACTACAAG ATCCCACTTGACACTAAAACTAACGAGATCGAGCAGCGGGTAGAACCCCACAACGACTACTTCAGCACCCAGTTCTTGCTGAATTTCTCCATCCTGGGCACTCACACCGTCACCGTGGAGGCCTCGGTGGTGGACGAGAGTGGCATCGAATGGAAGACCGGGCCCAAGACGATGGTTTCAGTCAAGTCCCTGGAGGATCCTTATTCCCAGCAGCTCCGCCACCAGCTGCAGCAAGGTGGAGCCCAGCCTGCTCCGCAGAGGAGTGCATACGCTCGCTTCTAG